A single region of the Streptococcus sanguinis genome encodes:
- the fabG gene encoding 3-oxoacyl-[acyl-carrier-protein] reductase has protein sequence MELQNKNVLITGSARGIGLAIAHKFASVGANVILNGLSGISDDILAEFAGYSGKVVAVIGDVSKSADAQRIVEEAVAALGSVDVLVNNAGITRDKLMLKMTEEDFEQVLKVNLTGTFNMTQSVLKPMTKARQGAIINLSSVVGLAGNIGQANYAASKAGLIGFSKSVAREVAARNIRVNCIAPGFIASDMTDVLPEKVKAASLALIPMKRFGTPEEVADVALFLAGQEYLTGQVITIDGGFTMQ, from the coding sequence ATGGAATTACAAAACAAGAATGTGTTAATTACAGGGTCCGCTCGTGGGATTGGGCTGGCAATTGCGCATAAATTTGCCAGTGTCGGAGCCAATGTTATCTTAAACGGACTAAGCGGGATTTCTGATGATATTTTGGCTGAATTTGCCGGCTATTCTGGTAAAGTCGTGGCTGTTATTGGGGATGTGTCTAAATCTGCGGATGCTCAGCGGATAGTGGAAGAAGCTGTTGCGGCTCTGGGGTCTGTAGATGTATTGGTCAATAACGCTGGTATTACACGTGATAAGCTCATGCTGAAAATGACGGAAGAAGATTTTGAGCAGGTGCTGAAAGTGAACTTGACTGGAACATTCAATATGACACAATCAGTCCTGAAACCGATGACAAAAGCTCGTCAGGGTGCTATTATCAACCTATCGAGTGTCGTTGGTTTGGCTGGAAATATCGGTCAGGCAAACTATGCAGCTTCCAAGGCCGGTCTGATTGGTTTTTCTAAATCAGTAGCCCGTGAAGTGGCAGCGCGTAATATCCGTGTGAACTGCATTGCCCCAGGCTTTATCGCATCTGATATGACAGATGTGCTTCCAGAAAAAGTAAAGGCGGCGTCTCTGGCGCTCATTCCGATGAAGCGTTTTGGTACTCCGGAAGAAGTAGCAGATGTTGCTCTCTTCTTGGCGGGTCAAGAATATCTGACGGGTCAAGTCATCACGATTGATGGCGGCTTTACTATGCAGTAA
- the fabF gene encoding beta-ketoacyl-ACP synthase II produces MKLNRVVVTGYGLTSPIGNTPEEFWNNLKEGNIGIGPITKFDHSEYSVHNAAEIQDFPFDKYFVKKDTNRYDNYTLYAIYASQEAVNNAHLDVDKLDKDRFGVIVASGIGGIQEIEEQVVRLHEKGPKRIKPLTLPKALPNMGAGNVAMRFGANGICKSVNTACASANDAIGEAFRSIKFGYQDVMLVGGSEASITPFAIAGFQALTALSTTEDPKRASIPFDKDRNGFVMGEGSGMLVLESLEHAEKRGATILAEVVGYGHTCDAYHMTSPHPEGLGAIKAIKQAVEEAEIEPKDVAYVNAHGTSTPANEKGESGAIVSVFGKDVAVSSTKSFTGHLLGAAGAVEAIATIEAMRHSYVPKTAGTTELPDYIEANVIYGQGKEQEIPYAISNTFGFGGHNAVLAFKRWEA; encoded by the coding sequence ATGAAACTTAATCGAGTTGTTGTAACAGGATACGGTTTAACTTCACCTATCGGAAATACTCCAGAAGAATTCTGGAATAATTTAAAAGAAGGCAATATTGGAATCGGTCCAATTACTAAATTTGATCATAGTGAATACAGTGTTCACAATGCGGCGGAAATTCAGGATTTCCCTTTTGATAAATACTTTGTCAAAAAGGATACCAACCGTTATGACAATTATACACTTTATGCGATTTATGCCTCTCAAGAAGCGGTCAACAATGCTCACTTAGATGTAGATAAGTTGGATAAGGATCGCTTTGGTGTCATCGTGGCTTCAGGTATCGGCGGGATTCAGGAAATTGAAGAACAGGTTGTTCGCTTGCATGAAAAAGGTCCTAAACGTATCAAACCTTTGACCTTGCCAAAAGCTTTGCCAAATATGGGGGCAGGAAATGTTGCGATGCGCTTTGGAGCCAATGGTATCTGTAAGTCTGTCAATACAGCTTGTGCCTCAGCTAACGATGCGATTGGTGAAGCTTTCCGCTCGATTAAATTCGGTTATCAAGATGTGATGCTGGTTGGTGGCTCAGAAGCTTCTATTACACCATTTGCGATTGCTGGTTTCCAGGCTCTGACAGCTCTTTCTACGACAGAAGATCCTAAGCGTGCTTCTATTCCTTTTGACAAGGACCGCAATGGCTTTGTCATGGGTGAAGGTTCTGGTATGCTGGTTCTGGAAAGTTTGGAACATGCTGAGAAGCGCGGAGCTACTATCTTGGCTGAGGTAGTAGGATACGGCCACACTTGTGATGCTTACCATATGACTTCTCCGCATCCAGAAGGTTTGGGCGCTATCAAGGCGATCAAACAGGCAGTTGAAGAAGCTGAAATTGAGCCGAAAGATGTAGCTTATGTCAATGCTCACGGTACATCAACCCCTGCTAACGAAAAAGGCGAAAGCGGAGCCATTGTCTCTGTCTTTGGTAAAGATGTAGCGGTGTCTTCTACTAAATCCTTTACAGGACACCTGCTCGGTGCCGCGGGCGCGGTTGAGGCTATTGCGACGATTGAAGCAATGCGCCATAGCTATGTGCCAAAAACAGCTGGTACAACAGAGCTGCCAGACTATATTGAAGCCAACGTTATTTACGGTCAAGGTAAGGAACAGGAAATCCCTTATGCGATTTCCAATACATTTGGCTTTGGCGGCCACAATGCCGTTCTTGCCTTTAAACGCTGGGAGGCTTAA
- the accB gene encoding acetyl-CoA carboxylase biotin carboxyl carrier protein — protein MNINEIKDLMAQFDKSSLREFSYKNQSDELTFSKNEGQAAVPTASAAPIAAPLQAASAPVIETTPQAAPSVEPETASEAPAPAAEGDVVESPLVGVAYLAAGPDKPPFVSVGDQVKKGQTLMIIEAMKVMNEVPAPKDGLVTEILVQNEEMVEFGKGLVRIK, from the coding sequence ATGAATATCAACGAAATTAAAGATTTAATGGCGCAGTTTGACAAGTCTAGTCTGCGTGAGTTTTCTTACAAAAATCAGAGCGATGAGCTGACTTTTAGTAAGAATGAAGGTCAGGCTGCAGTTCCAACAGCCAGCGCTGCTCCAATTGCTGCACCTTTGCAGGCTGCGAGTGCACCTGTGATTGAAACAACTCCTCAAGCAGCTCCATCTGTTGAGCCTGAAACAGCTTCAGAAGCTCCGGCACCTGCTGCTGAAGGTGATGTTGTGGAAAGTCCTTTGGTTGGTGTGGCTTACTTAGCAGCTGGTCCAGACAAGCCGCCATTTGTATCAGTTGGAGACCAAGTTAAAAAAGGTCAAACCCTGATGATTATTGAAGCAATGAAGGTCATGAATGAAGTTCCAGCACCTAAAGATGGTCTGGTTACAGAAATTCTGGTTCAGAATGAAGAAATGGTTGAATTTGGGAAAGGGCTGGTACGCATCAAATGA
- the fabZ gene encoding 3-hydroxyacyl-ACP dehydratase FabZ has translation MIDINAIKEALPHRYPMLLVDRVLEVSEDEIVALKNVTVNEPFFNGHFPQYPVMPGVLIMEALAQTAGVLELSKEENKGKLVFYAGMDKVKFKKQVVPGDQLIMTAKFVKRRGTIAVVEAKAEVDGKLAASGTLTFAIGQ, from the coding sequence ATGATTGATATCAATGCAATAAAAGAAGCACTTCCGCACCGCTACCCAATGCTTTTAGTGGATCGCGTATTGGAAGTTAGCGAAGATGAGATTGTCGCTCTGAAAAATGTGACAGTCAATGAGCCTTTCTTTAACGGACATTTTCCTCAATATCCTGTTATGCCAGGTGTCTTGATCATGGAAGCTCTAGCTCAAACAGCCGGCGTGCTGGAATTATCCAAAGAAGAAAATAAGGGCAAACTGGTCTTCTATGCTGGTATGGACAAGGTTAAGTTCAAGAAGCAAGTTGTACCAGGTGATCAGCTGATTATGACAGCTAAGTTTGTCAAGCGTCGCGGAACCATTGCGGTTGTAGAGGCGAAAGCAGAAGTTGATGGAAAACTTGCAGCCAGCGGTACCTTGACCTTTGCGATTGGCCAGTAG